A region of the Deltaproteobacteria bacterium genome:
AAAACGCTCCTGGGTGACCCGGTTGAAATACTCGGGCCGGACAAAATCAGACAGACCCATAACCACGATATCCTCCCGCTGGCGGAAGATGTCCTGAAAGGCCCGGTGGTGGAACCACAGGATGGCGGTCAGGCTCACGGCGTCCGGGGCCATGGCCTCGTAGTCCTCACGGAACAGTTCCAGGGGTAAAAACGCATCCGAACGATTCTGAGTCGGAAGTTGAAGCCAGACGCCGCCGATGAACACGATGCAGAGGACCCCAATTAAGACGGCCCTAACAGCCGCGCCGCCTGGCAGCCTAAACCGCCTCAAAAGCCAGGCCAGACCCACCCCCCAAAAGATGGCCACGCAGAAATACGCCGGTAGAAAAGCTGAAGTCAAGACCCATCTGATGAAAAAGAGAAGATTGATCAGGGTGATAAGGGATAAACTGACGGCCAGCGCGAAATTTGACCTGAGCATGCGCCAGAAGCCGATTATTACCAGCGGCAGGCCCAGCGGCCAGAAGAAACCCGGTGTTTTTTGCGAGAGAAAGACCCAGGCGTAGTCAAAAAAACGCACGCCTTCCCGCACTTCCTTGAAATGAAATCCTGAGTCTTTGCGGTCTGTGACGTGCCGCCAGAAGCCGGACCAGGTTTCAGGGTTGCCCCAGTCAATGGTCGGATTTGCCAGGGAACGTAAAGGCAGGTAGATGTAAACTGAAAACCCTGCCAGGAAAAAGAAGATCAGGAGAATAAAACGCCGCCAGGTGTCCTTACGGCTTTTCAGGAAAAAATACACCAGAAACGCCGGCAGGTAAAAAGCAACCGAGCCGTGGTTTCCTGCGGCCAGGCCGTAAAGAAAGCCTGCGGCGTAAAGCCAGGAATCCTTGTCCTCCGAGGACCATCTCAGGCCGGCGTAAAGAACGATTCCTAAAAATAAGAGGTTAAGAATGTAAACTTCGGTGCCGGTGGCGTCTCCCCAGACGGTTCGAGTCAATCCAAAGACGATAGTCGTGGCCGCGGCCGCCCAGGCCGCAGAACTTACGGCCGCATCCTCACCCCCGGCTTCAGAAGCGGTGAGTTCGACCAGGCGATAAAGGATATATAAGCAGCATACGGCTGCAAAGACGGAAAAGAGGGTCACCCGGAAAGGAATGCTGCCCAGAGGCAGGAAAGTCAGGGCCTTGGTTAAAAGAGAGTAAGTCGGGAACCCGGCCGGATGGGCGATGCCCAGGGTGTATGAGGTAACCGC
Encoded here:
- a CDS encoding DUF2723 domain-containing protein: MNLNDSRRRNDASLWDGVHVDSILPMNSSRSTIFFPRPEIICLIFLVLYFLMAAPSLGWRDAPEFAVTSYTLGIAHPAGFPTYSLLTKALTFLPLGSIPFRVTLFSVFAAVCCLYILYRLVELTASEAGGEDAAVSSAAWAAAATTIVFGLTRTVWGDATGTEVYILNLLFLGIVLYAGLRWSSEDKDSWLYAAGFLYGLAAGNHGSVAFYLPAFLVYFFLKSRKDTWRRFILLIFFFLAGFSVYIYLPLRSLANPTIDWGNPETWSGFWRHVTDRKDSGFHFKEVREGVRFFDYAWVFLSQKTPGFFWPLGLPLVIIGFWRMLRSNFALAVSLSLITLINLLFFIRWVLTSAFLPAYFCVAIFWGVGLAWLLRRFRLPGGAAVRAVLIGVLCIVFIGGVWLQLPTQNRSDAFLPLELFREDYEAMAPDAVSLTAILWFHHRAFQDIFRQREDIVVMGLSDFVRPEYFNRVTQERFPRVFVPPGDYSAKNGVEYLKKFVAANLDRDRDIYWEPISMNEIFYPNLKPELNILFKFTRQPITKLPLDTVQQGFDRLHAMLKRQIETENMLLDREVDAYYVDFLAEYARYLRLHGRATDSISLLKMIQGLFGPAGKDSLRLEKQTYLENLIGAALLDLGRVEEAEERFRKILEQDKYSYDASANLGMVYLKSDRPEQARTLLERAIELQPRYPEAYFSLAQYHRGQGDVAQARKYYRLALERAVRSSLVSRIKRELESLPGTKENPF